In Microbacterium terrisoli, the genomic stretch GACGACCGAGGTAGGCCACGGCATCCTGCAGTGCGTACACCTCGCCGTACTTCGCCTGAATGTCGTACAGGTTCTGTTCGTGCGTGCGCGGATCGCGGTCGCCGACCGCCTGCCGCACGACGATCGGGATGAACCCGTACTGCACCGCATCCACCGCCGTCGCACGGATGCAGCCGCTGGTGGACACCCCGGCGATCAGCAGCGTGTCGACACCCAGCGTGCGCAGCATCGTGTCGAGCACGGTGCCGAAGAACGCACTGGCGTACTGCTTGACCAGCACCGGCTCGTCGCCGGCCGGCGCGACCTGCGGCATGATCTGCCCGAGCGGCGTGTCGCCGACGAGGTGACGCAGCGCTCCCACCTTCTCGAAGAAGCGGCCGCCGTCGGCGCCGCCGGGCGCATACGAGACCCGCGTGTGGATGATCGGGATGCCGGCGCCCCGCGCCGCCGACAACAGCTCGGCTGCCGCCTCGAGGCTCGACGCGTCGCCCATGTACAGCTGAGCGCCCGGCTCGAAGTACGCGCGCATCATGTCCACGACCAGCAGCGCCGGAGCGGAGCCGGGTTCGAGTCGGGTCTCGAACCCGGCGTCCGCGTCGGTCAGCACGCCCGCGCGGGCGGCGTGCTGGTCATTCACCTCGTCAGCCACAGCACCTCACAATACGACCGGCGGCGGGGTGGGCGCTTCCAGTCCTGTCTCTTCGAGCGCGCGGGCGAGGATGTCGTCGATCTCTCCCCCGCGGTCGAACACCTGCAGCGGCGGGCGCGTGGCACGCATCTCGGCACGCAGGCTCTCGGTGGCCTCGACGTCGACGAGGTCGTCGCCGGTGAGCACGACGCCGTACAGCGCCGCACCCTCCCGGCTGACCAGTCCACGCTGCACTTCGAGCGACACCAGTGCCGGGTCGCGTTCGAGCGGATCGCCCCACCCGCCGCCGCCCCAGGTGATGAAGTGCAGCGCCTCGCCGGCTTGCACCGGCAGGTCATGCAGCTTGCTGGGCAGGATCTCGTGGCTGCCGTCGATGCGCTCGATCCACTTGCGCCCGCGAGCGCCCGGCGCGCCGCCGTTCACGCCCCAGGGGTAGGTGAGCCAGCGATCGTCGTGGATCGTGATGACGCCGTCCTCGAGAAAGTGGTAGACGACCTCCACGCCGTTGCCGCCGCGGTGCAGGCCGACGCCGCCCGTGTCGGCGATCGTCTCCCACTTCACGATGCGCATCGGGTAGTAGCTCTCGAGGTACTCGCACGGAATGTTCATGAACGACGGCCACAGCGAGTATCCGTCGGGCCCGTCGCCGATGGGTCGGCCGGGAATGCCGCCGAACCCGATCGAGTACAGCTGGAACGACTGCCCCTTCTTCTCACCGCTGCGGTACTTGCCCGAGTACATGAAGTGCGGCGATGACGAGAACCCGGCCGCGTTCAGCAGATCGGGCGTCTTCTGGCCCAGCAGTCCCCCGAACAGGTCGAACAGCCTGCCGATGCCGTGGTTGCGGGCGTTCAGCGCCGCGGGGAACTGCGGCTTCCAGAACGACTTGTCGGGAATCACCACGTCGATCAGCGGGTAATAGCCGTCGTTCCAGAGGATCTGCGGATCGGCGACCGTGATCACATAGATGCCGAAGAACATCCGCGCGAGGTTCTCGTTGATGTAGTAGTTGATCGGCCCGGGCGCCTGCGGTGACGAGTCGCTGAAGTCCAGCAGGACTTTGTCTCCCGTGCGGGTCAGCGTGACGGTGAGCTTGAACGGCCCGTAGCCGACGCCGTCGTCGTCGATGTAGTCGGTGAACGACACCGTCTCACCGTCTTCGAACAGCACCGACAGCAGCGTCTTCATGGCCCGGTAGTTGCGATCCAGCAGCGCGTCGAGACCGGCCGCATAGGTCGCCGTGCCGAACCGCCGGCACATCTCCTGCACGCGGCGCGAGGCGATGCGGGTCGCGGCGACCAGGCCGTTCAGGTCAGCGCGGTTCCACTGCGGCTGGCGCACCTGGTTCATGATGATGTTGACCGCGTCGGTGTCGATCCTGCCCGCCTTGTAGAGCTTGAACGGCGGGATGACGATGCCCTCTTCATAGATCGTGCGCGCATCGGTGGGCATGCTCGAGGGCGACTTGCCCCCGACATCCGACATGTGGCCGAACATCGCCGCCCAGCCCACCAGGCGTCCCTCGAAGAAGATCGGGGTGACCACCAGCCAGTCGTTGGCATGGCTGATGGCGGCCCCGCAGCTGTACGGGTCGCTGGTCAGCAGCACATCGCCTTCTTCGATGGCGCCCGAGAAGTTCTCGAGGAAGTCGGGCACCGACAGCCCGAACTGGCCGACGACCATGCGTCCTTGCGCGTCGGCGATCAGCGGGAACTCGTCGTGCTGTTCTCGGATGCCGGGAGACAGCGCCGTGCGGAAGAGCACTTCGTCCATCTCGTACCGGGCGTTGCGCAGGCCGTTCTCGATGAGGTCGAGCGTGACGACGTCGACGTCGACCTTCTCCAGCGGCGCCGTGTTCGTCTCGGTGATTGTTGCCATGATCCTTACTCCTTGACGGGTTCGATGAGCAGGGCGCCGCTGGAGTGCACCGTGGCGGCGTGGCCGGGCAGGATGAGCGCGGTCGAGTCCATCTCGACGACGATCGCAGGCCCTGTCACCACATCCCCCGCACGCAGCAGCTCGCGGTCGTACAGGTCGGCGTCGTGGTAGGCATCGTCCACCCAGATGCGCGTGGTGCGGATCCGTGCCTTTGACGGGTCGGATGTCCCCGGCTCACGCTCGATCAGAGGCACCTCGGAGACAGGGCTGGCCGCCACGACCGTGAGCGAGACGATCTCGTGGCCCGAGTCGAGCAGGAACGAGAAGAGCCGCTCGTGCTCGGCGTCGAACGCGTCGGCGACCACCGACAGCCCGTCGGCGCCGTCCAGCGCACCGCGATCGATGTCGACGGTCAGCTCGAAACCCTGGCCGTGATAGCGCACGTCGGCGCGGTACGTGTAGGTGAGGTCGGACGTGTCGACCCCGTCGCGTCCGAGCCGCTCTCGGGTGGTCGCGGCGAGCTGGTCGAGTTCGTCGGCCAGCTCTGCGGAGGTCATTCCCGTCACTTCGCGCAGGATCGTGCGCGCCGCCTCCTCGCGGTGACTGGTCATGATGTCGCCGTACGCGTTGAGCACGCCCGGCGAAGGCGGAATGATGACCGGCCATGATCCGAGCAGCCGGCCGATCGCGTTGCCGTGCAGCGGACCTGCGCCTCCGAACGCG encodes the following:
- a CDS encoding hydantoinase B/oxoprolinase family protein produces the protein MATITETNTAPLEKVDVDVVTLDLIENGLRNARYEMDEVLFRTALSPGIREQHDEFPLIADAQGRMVVGQFGLSVPDFLENFSGAIEEGDVLLTSDPYSCGAAISHANDWLVVTPIFFEGRLVGWAAMFGHMSDVGGKSPSSMPTDARTIYEEGIVIPPFKLYKAGRIDTDAVNIIMNQVRQPQWNRADLNGLVAATRIASRRVQEMCRRFGTATYAAGLDALLDRNYRAMKTLLSVLFEDGETVSFTDYIDDDGVGYGPFKLTVTLTRTGDKVLLDFSDSSPQAPGPINYYINENLARMFFGIYVITVADPQILWNDGYYPLIDVVIPDKSFWKPQFPAALNARNHGIGRLFDLFGGLLGQKTPDLLNAAGFSSSPHFMYSGKYRSGEKKGQSFQLYSIGFGGIPGRPIGDGPDGYSLWPSFMNIPCEYLESYYPMRIVKWETIADTGGVGLHRGGNGVEVVYHFLEDGVITIHDDRWLTYPWGVNGGAPGARGRKWIERIDGSHEILPSKLHDLPVQAGEALHFITWGGGGWGDPLERDPALVSLEVQRGLVSREGAALYGVVLTGDDLVDVEATESLRAEMRATRPPLQVFDRGGEIDDILARALEETGLEAPTPPPVVL
- a CDS encoding isochorismatase family protein; the encoded protein is MADEVNDQHAARAGVLTDADAGFETRLEPGSAPALLVVDMMRAYFEPGAQLYMGDASSLEAAAELLSAARGAGIPIIHTRVSYAPGGADGGRFFEKVGALRHLVGDTPLGQIMPQVAPAGDEPVLVKQYASAFFGTVLDTMLRTLGVDTLLIAGVSTSGCIRATAVDAVQYGFIPIVVRQAVGDRDPRTHEQNLYDIQAKYGEVYALQDAVAYLGRLR